The sequence below is a genomic window from Sceloporus undulatus isolate JIND9_A2432 ecotype Alabama chromosome 5, SceUnd_v1.1, whole genome shotgun sequence.
GCACAGCAGTTCGAGAAGTTTTTGAAGAGACAGGCATAAAATCAGAATTCAGGTCTCTTCTAAGCATAAGACAGCAACATAGACACCCTGGAGCCTTTGGAAAGTCAGATATGTATATTATCTGCCGCTTGGAACCTTCTTCTTTCAGCATCAGTTTCTGCCAGCAGGAGTGCCTGAAGTGTGAGTGGATGGACCTAACTGACCTTGCCAAGTCCAAAGAAACAACTCCAATCACCAGCAACATTGCTAGACTACTTCTGTATGGGTACCATGAAGGGTTTGATAAGATCGATCTAACTATGAGGGAATTTCCAGCTGTGTACACAGGTCTTTTCTATAAACTGTACCACAGAGAACTGCCAGAAAATTATAGGAACATGACAAGTTTGCAaaacatttagatttttttaaaaggcatctaATATTACTTGTAGTAAAATGTATATGTGTATTATTCCAGATTAAATTccatacaaatatatattatttcatttcaaatgctaaatatttttaactgtgcataattttttttaaaaagcactgaatCGTTCAAGCTATTTTTTCAATTCTTTCCCCAACTAATCAAGTAAAAGAAATGAATGTAGTATTTGACTGGAAATAAATGTGTATTAGTTCTCAATCCTGTCACATTCAATATACAAATGTACACACATTTATACATATGCAAAAACCACAATGGTTCCAGCATATCAAACAGTTTTGAAGTCTAAAATATACATAATTTTACATAGTAATAATTATAGATCAATCCACAAATACAATTGATCCTGGCAAATATTGGTCACATTTTTCTGTTATGTGGGGATGGGGAGTGTATGTTGTAAACTCTGCAACTGAAATCAACTCTTGGCAGacattggaagaaaaagaatagacTTCTGGCCTCGCCCAGTTTTTGGTCCAAGTTTGTACTGACCAGTTCTTTTCAGTGCAACATACCAATCACAATATTTACGAGACCGATAAGTATTGTAGTTATTAGATTCCAAACGTTCCAAAAAGAAGCATTCATCTGTTATGTATTTctgaaagacaaagagaaagTAATTATTTCCAGTAAGTTGCTATCATGAAATAGAACTTTCTGTATAAAAATCTGGTTGATGATTACAGCCAGTTATCAAGATTAAGTTTATATTTAATCCACAcaatactattttatttttagaaccACACCCACACCAAAAAAATCAAATACTACTTGGACCTAAATCAGCAATTTTCTTTAGATGTGCTCCTCGGCATTACAAATTAACAGCCCTCCAACTGCCTTACATAAAAAAGTAAGCATGAAAACATTTTAAGATCTAGTCTTAAGACATGATACCCAAATCAAAAGGAAGTGAACCTTTTGAGTAGATGCACATAGGAATTAGAGTGTTAATCACACTAGTTTCACTTGTAACAGAAACAATTGTAACTGatttgtcccattgatttcattgggCCTTAACTATACAGTATCCGGTTGTCTTTGATTTAgggatgtttttatttatttacttgtattaTTAACCCCAGTGAGTGATGAAGTAAAAATAAAGTAAAGAATAAAAATTATGTtgaatgcatattaaaacaaaactcGGGTCCTTCATCAGTGTAGTCTTAGCAATCAAAATGCAGTCTGAACATTTAAAATCCCAAATTGAAAGTCCTATAAAGAACTAGTATAGTGTTCTTTGCTCAGCCAGTATAGTGTTGTTAGAATGCattagaaacccactggatgaccttgggcaagtcacactctctcagcctcgaaggaaggcaaaggcaaaagaaaaaaaacacaacaactctgaacaaattgtgccatgaaaaccccttggtagtgttgccttagggtcaccataaattagaaactacttgaaggcacacagcaacacctaAAGGCCCTACAATGTTCAAACAATAGGAAAGTCATTACAGATCTGTCTGAGCCTTGCTTAAAACCTGGGCATCTTTGGAAAGCATTATAAGGCTTACATAATATTTAGTTTTATTCTTGCACACAGATATGAGAGTTAAAAATGAGAGCATATTAACATTTGCTTACCAGTGCTAACAATCGGCCATCTTCATTCATAGCCAGGAAACGGTTTGCACTTACACCTTTGATTGACACGACACCTCTCTCTTCTGCCTGAAGTAGCAATTTGACTGGACCAAAAGAAAGACAATGTCAGTGTTTAAGTAATGTTTTATGAAATGTAAGCTGCTGCACAGTTCACTTAAAATTAAGCAaagatctatttttaaaaatctatttagtTGCATTACTgaccccaattttttaaaattcatacagATTTGTGAACTCTAACAAGTAAATAAGATGTGCTGTGCACAATATAGTTATTGCCAAATGAATTCTAACATCTATTGAGTCTTCTCGTTTATATTAAGTAGAATAAGATGTCTAAATGCTGATGGGACTCCCTTCCTTGAAATAAGGTCAACAGCAACATACTACCTGGGAATAACATCATGTGAGTCACTGAAATCTGATTGCAAAATGTATGGACTGTTCTTCCACACTTAATCAGCAAATTGAAGAAGAGTAACAATTCACATGTATTTTTGGACCAATTGAGAACATCACAAATATTCAAGGTGCATATTTACATCGCCCTCCCATAGCTCAAATCAGCCTGAGATAAGAGTTGGTTTTTAACTGGAAACCAGCAGCTCACTATCTCAACTAGCTAGGATTGTTGGGAGTTGTAACCACAGACTCATCATCCCACTACTGTTCTGCCAGAAATACTTGATTTCATATATTATGTATGCCAAACAAGAATTGTTAGATTAATGTTTTCTTTCCTCCTGCACTGCATTGTCCTTCTATTCTGAGAGAGAATAGACAAAGTCTGCCATTAATTTAAGAAGCAGTCAACAATGGTCCTAAACATTTATCCTGGGGGGAAAAATTAGAACTGTGATAACAGTATTTTCACCAGGATTTAAACTACTGAGGACCCTTGAGGTACGAATTGATACTGCATggaaataggaaaaaaacaacTTACATTTCTGAATCACTTCTAAAGTAATCCAAAATAGTTTATAGCCTGTCTTTTCTGTGTAGTACGGAAGCCTGTTTAGTCATAAATAGCCTCTTAAAGTGATTCATAAAACCAGCTTTCAGGATACTATGATAGCTCTGACCTTAAGAATTAGGATGCAAATTGCTGGAAATAAAGTTGGCATCGGTACCAACTACTTAAACCAAAAcactatttctgcctctgatggAAAAGAAAATTTAGTATGCTCTTCTACCAATGCCTAGAGAAACTACTATGTCTTTTCCCACTACAGTGTTTGTGTCTGATTTTAACTGAGCAACAATTGATGAACCAAGTGTTATGCATATTCCCCTTATTCTGTTCAGTACTGCAACCTTCCTAGGCTGCATTTCATTAATAAACTGGTCTGTTTGTGTATAAAGGTATACGTTGCTCCTCACACTCTTATTTGCAAAAGGGAGCTACTGGAAATATACACACAAACTTTGTTGTGGGAAACACCAATATTTCAGTGTTTCCCACAAACACAAAAATTGTGTGAATGCATATTTAAACATctggcattcagtattgcagttgtGAATTTGAAAGCAAGGTGACAGTCTCATTTTTTGCTTTGGATATAATTCAAAATGAGGTACTATATTGTACGAATAATATTCTACAAAAATTAGGTAACAGTTCTAAAATGAAAGAGCAGTATTTTTGCATTTAATTGAGGGAAAAGTTATATTTGGCTTCatactttcttcctttctgttgtCTTTAAGTCTCTGATTTTCATATGAGGAATCCCTTCCATTCATCTACTGGCAACTGCTGAGATTATATCTTTACTCAGTTGCAAGTAAGCCCCGTAGATCTCAACTGGACTTCTTCTCAGTAGACAAGTTTAAGAGTGCAGTAACTGTACTACAAGTAAACATGCATCTTTTTCTGTCTACTCAGAAATGAACCACACTGATTTCAGGGCGCTTATTCCAAAAGCATGTGAATATATGATTGCAGTTTCAGATTCCCACAGCTTGAGACAGTTTCCAACAGCCTTTAAAATTAAAGTGAttttagagtgtgtgtgttttttccccaaagaTGCCCAGCAGAAAATGACAGTACTGTGTGTTTTATAGATATTCCTTAAATGATTTTCAGAATCTCACATTTGTGGaacaaaattttttttttacttttaatttgtaaaattaacattttaatttgtagTTGAAATGACAAATAGCAGGGATATGCTAGAGTTTTAATAGTGTACAGCAATGAGTATAGGttggctaaataaataaagcacagtcaggaataaattattctagaacatggccacatagcccgaaaaacccacaaaaaactatggctgctggccatgaaaaccttcaacttcacaaagcaCAGTCTGAATAAAATAGTATGATATCACAAGCCACATTGTTACAAGAAGAGTATAATACCAAAAGCTGCGTTGTTACAAGAATTATcaaaccaaaaaataaacaaaatactgaAGGGAAACTGGTAGGACAACAGAGATGTATCTTGTTTAGAGAACATCAATGACTACCCAGAGGGTTCTACCAAGTGCATCGTATCTTATTTAGGTTGTAATCCAGAGAGGGACTGTCAATTTAACTATTTGTAAATTGCTCTGGGAGGTCTTTGGCTAACAGGTAGGctatacattttgaaaataaaataaattttgttagGGGTAGATAGGCCCAGTGTGGCCACTTTGCTGAGGCAAGGGTCTCAGCATTTAGTAGAAGTGAAATAGTAGGGcctttttattttacttctgtgCCAAAAATTAACATGGGTTGGAAAGAACAGAGTCACATAAAATTAAAGGAAAGATGGAGGTTATGCAGAATAGGAAACTGGACAATTGAGGTACACGGGAGACATGCAGGAGTGAAGCGCCACAGAGACCTTGCCAATATTTGGGGGCGGGGGATGATATATTTATAAAGACTGGACCACTGGTTACTCAGTGTCTAGGACAGGAAAAGGTGTTTGTCTGTATGCTATAAACCCAAGTAGATCAAGCCAACTTTATTTTATGTAATAAAAGGAGCCCAATTACATCATATATTTTCTTCAGTACATTCCTTCCCAAAAGGACAATGACGTGCCTTGAAGTCAAAGGAAAACCAGAGTTATTTCTGTCTGTCACAGCTGTCTAAGTTATTTAGTCAT
It includes:
- the FGF2 gene encoding fibroblast growth factor 2, with translation MAGASAGITTLPALPDDGGGGSGGTYPPGHFKDPKRLYCKNGGFFLRINPDGRVDGVREKSDPHIKLLLQAEERGVVSIKGVSANRFLAMNEDGRLLALKYITDECFFLERLESNNYNTYRSRKYCDWYVALKRTGQYKLGPKTGRGQKSILFLPMSAKS